The Cryptomeria japonica chromosome 2, Sugi_1.0, whole genome shotgun sequence region CATCCAATATCCTCACTATCAAATGTATCAAAAGATCCCAATATAACAAGGTATTGTTCCTGTTTCTTGACATAGAATAATGCAAATATCTAGGCTAAATCAATAAACCAGTTCCTAGAACACCTCAGGAAACTCATGAATAACAACACACAACCTCTGGATAGGCAAAACCCAAAAAGAGAAATCAGAAAGGACTTAGAAAAGCTAGAACAACAGtacaatgcatttacaaattgATTATGCACATCGATTAATCAGTATAGCGTCTTTacaggaaaaaaattattttgattaagtaaaagcaggtatttgaaaggtacctgaaccttttacaagccaggaaaacaaaactgctaaaaaaagtgcctgatcacttcaaaaagacaaaatgaacccaccgaaagggaacaacttaacacaacattacattaaaaacttgaaatagacaacaaaaggaaagcacaaagacgacaaagagacagaaccaaggacaactGAGACTAAATATACTATTTAGaatttcctcagcgtgaacaaccatttgtttcatgttgtttgctgaggtcttcatatcctccagctcacaacCTTCGATGTCGtccttattctttgtgttagctctggtcctcctttcatgacccttcttgttcacctgctctttatcaccatccttctctgcattattctcaaacctgttgataaagatgttcatgttgtccaccgaagatttgagggtttggaaattttgatcagcaatcttcTTGACGTTTTCTCCAgcctgtcaattctgctgccaaaatctttcattttgttttccatttcctttctatctcccatcttaTTGACCTTTTTTTTCattgctaagatttttccaaccatacattcaatagcttgcacaTTATGCAAaacggccactaactctttaacatgctccgccaagggcttgtcaccaactgtaattcttgcaatggcctgtgtatcagttttcaaactgttaatatccttcactatagtagcaatggtctcacagaaggccttaatagtatctttgtcaccactgtcCCTTTGACCCTTtttttcctccttatgcagactagtggtattcacggtctccaaattGTCCTTAATcgagttaccctccccttctttgtcctgactatcgatcctcttattttcttcatcctcctcagattcaaccagaacataattgacatcaaaattgctaccctttttagtgttctttttccgagccttctttccagtggctttccctttcctctttttaacatgtttttcctcaagggattcagtttcagaatctgacatttcagattccacaataatcctcctcttcttggccctaatcctcccttttttgctagtttcttctgactctccctcggtctcCGAATCAAAGTTGAAAGCACTACCCTTACTTTCCGTAGTCTAGACTAACGCAAATAATTAGCAATGCAACACTTATGTAAGCCAAATCAGTGCATCTAGCAGACCAAGTAGCGCATATATGACATGAAGCAACACATTTGATATGAAGATCAGCGCATGCATTAATGGAACAACGCATATAGCCCATAGGTTAGCACATTCTGGCCTCAGTAACGCTTATACCCAAAAGGGTAGTGCATTTACTAAATGATTTAGAGCATATAAGCGAAACTATAGCACATGTAAAATAGAGGAAATAAATTCCCAGGCACGGAGATGAAATTCATGACTAAGGCCTAAAATCGACACTTAGATTAATTACAACATTTAGAAAAGACTTTTATGACCAAAAACAACTTAGACAAATGAAACGATGCAAAAATCACTAGACCAATAAATTGAAGAATACCCAGGACTTCTTGACAATGTCATAGGTAAAAACCCTAGAAGTAAATCCTTTCGACAATACAAACTAAATAGACACTCATGAGAGCACAACATGGCTAAGGCTATTAATATAATACACACAAATTTCACCATACAAGGCTTACAATAGCAACAAAATAACACAATAGAGATTTTTCCTGGCACAACAAACTGAGAAAAGTAAGGCCATAATGCAGACCCAACAATTCTAATCAACCAAAAAATCCACGACAATCATTTCCAGAAAATACAATAATCCCAAAATTGTATTTAtaaattattcatttaatctttcaaTCAGCCCAAAAGTTCCCGCAAACAATCTTTTCCAGATAGTCGTTTGAAAgccaaaatgcaaaatacaaaaggATTAAAAGATCCAACTTGGAATTGAAGAAAAAGGTTTATGAGAATTTGATGAAGCACAATTCGAATTCCAAgcttcaatccaaatccaatccaaagcCAAAATCCAAAATCCTTCCAGCAATGCAATTTTCTCCCAAAAGCCAACCCCATGACCATCTCAAAAaactcaataaataaaattcattcaatatcCATGAAATatgtcggccaatcaaaataaaataagaatattatatttCATACCTACCATGCCCTATATCGaggtaaataataataaaataatattatttaaacttaCCCAATCCCATAACCAATAATAAAATGGGATGTTGATCAACTTCCAAAAGAACTCTTGCTATGTAGGGGCCAACGAACAATGCTAACAACAAACTTATGGATTCAAGCAAGCCTTGTTAATGGGTCACTTGGAGAGGTGCTAGATATTGTGTACACAATTGGCTCTAAAGCCCCAAACTTACCTTTGTATGTAGTTGTCCAATTTGATATTTACAATGGCCCACCTTGGAACTAAGATGACCCAAAAAGTATACCTTTAACACCCATATCCCTAAGTAATCATAGACAAATATTGCTATCCATGGCATGGGCGATCACCATACATAAATCCCAAGGACTAATGCTCCCCAAAGAAACAATTGATATAGGTAAAACAGAAATACAAGGGTTAACTTTTACAACCGTAGAGTTAAATCAATAAAAGACTTTTGTATAGAACCACCATTCTCCTTTGATCaatattcaagaatgaaaaataatccatacacaattATCAGGAAAAAGATATCCTAACTACATCAACTCTCATTGTAATGAGTAAAGGTACACAATTTTGAATTTAagattttctacaatttttttttcaatttttctcttttTGTTATTGTCTGCATACAAGAatatttacaaataaaaaaaaCCTACCATCTTATCAATTTCATGGTGTACATGATGTTGCTTGATATTTGTAAATTGCTACTTCAAATGTTGAATACTTCCTTTCCTTCATATTTGTTTACATTTCTACATTTTTTTACCTTTTACATAAGACCATCCATGCATTCCTCCTAAAAATCCACCAACTTCGTGTTTTGATGTGCAGAACGAAATCAAAGAATAACCAAAAATCTTTCCTCAAGCTCATTCTGTGCAACGAAAAGGAATAGTCAACTTcaaaatcttaaaaattgaaattctaaaacaaaataCATTCTTCTAATTCAGTATCACCAAATGTGTaatattgatatttttttaatatctCAAACAAGATTGTATGCAAATGcttttatttttctttgctattttggTGGAGCAACTATTATTTAGGAATTAAAAATAAGTCGCGGAAGAAAAGGGGTGGCTAGAAATAAGCAGTTTATTAACAAAAATGCCACTGGGCTTCACAATTTGCTTTTCCTCTTTCTTTAAGattttatttctttcaatttttttcaaatattaaatGCACAAATTACTATAATTTCTATTAATACAAAGTTAAGatattttgtttaaaaataaaCAGAAAATATATTCATGAGATTGCCTGCTCCACCAATAATACCTAAAAATATTAAAAAGACTGTCAAAATAAACTAAACAGCTGCATAAGAACATACCCTAAACATCTTcccttataatttttttaatcatttagaACTTACAAATACTTTCCTATCAAACAAACTCAAAATACTGAATTATACTGTCCAAGTGATTTCAGGCTTATAAAGTATGTTATACATCATTTACGGGTAACAGTGATACCATTTTTGCAAACTTTTAACTAGTTCTTTTTAGATACAACTGCATGATCTGTGGAAGAAATGGTGAGGCCTGAACAAATTGGATTTTCTGCAATCTTCTCACATAGGCGAGAGAATGCAGAGGCAATGCATTTGATCACCTCACTGTGCGTAACTGCGTCTCTTCTACTCAGTCTATATACCTGCTTTTTTTTTCTTTGCATCAAAATGAAGCCTTAAATTCAAGTCCCTACCAATAACTTTTTCTATCGATCATGGTTTTGGATTAATGCTACACAAAGCTGCCAGGTGGACGATGGAATGTGGTTGCACTACAGGAAAATTTATCTGAGGTTCCTGCACAGACTCGTGCACAATTTCAGACCTCCTTTGGATATTGAAGCGTTATGTAATGAGGGTCGACTGAAGGAGGCCATGCATTTATTGTATCAAATGCCTGTTGAATCAGGCATTTATGCCTGCGTATTGGAGTTATGTGCCTCCATGAAATCTCTTTCAGATGGCAAGGAAATCCATGCACAGATAATTCTAAATGGTCTTCCGATAAACGCATTTGTAGCAACCAAGCTCGTCAGGATGTATTGTAAATGTGGTAATGTGGTGCACGCTCGTCTTGTTTTCGAGCAGACAATGGAGAGGAGCGTGTTCTTGTGGAATACCATGATCAGGGGATATGCCAACAATGGGTTTTACAAGGAGGCTCTTTCTAGCTATTCAGAAATGCAGGTGTCGGGTATAAGTCCTGATAATTATACTGTCCTCTCTGTTCTTAAAGCATGCGCGGGAATGGAGGATTTGTGTCAGGGGATGAAGGTGCATTGTCGGATAATTAGGAGTGGACATGAGTTGGATTTATTTGTTGGGAATGTTCTTGTTGCAATGTATGGTAAGTGCAGAAGTTTGGAATACGCGCGCCAGGTGTTTGATAAAATGCCTCTAAGAGACAACGTCTCATGGAATACCATGATTGCCAGTTATTCGCAAAATGGGTTTTGCGATCGGGCGTTGGAAGTATTTGAGTTAATGGAAGTGAAAGGTGCGAGTCCTGATTCTCTTACGATCGCAAGTATTCTACCCGCCTTTGTGCATGGCAAAGGCAAGAGCATGAAGGATGTGCGCGAAGTGTTTGACAGAATGTCTCAGAAAGATGTTATCTCTTGGAATGCAATTATTGCAGGGTATGTTCAGACTGGTGAATGGGAGGAGGCCCTGAGGTTGTTTCATCAAATGGGAAGTGAGGATGTGAAGCCAGATTCGATCACTATTACGAGTGTTCTCTCTGCTTGTGCTCGTTTGGCGGCTCTGCAGCAGGGCAAGGCGATCCATGAGTACATAAAAAAGATTAAGCTAGTCTCACATTTGTTTCTATGTAATGCGCTCATTGACATGTATGCCAAGTGTGGGAGTGTAAACGATGCACGCCAAGTGTTTGACAGTATGTCGCAAAGGGATgtggtctcatggactgcaatgattgctggcTATGGTATGCATGGACATGGTAAGGATGCTATCACACTCTTTTGCCAAATGCAACATGA contains the following coding sequences:
- the LOC131030501 gene encoding putative pentatricopeptide repeat-containing protein At3g49142 translates to MWLHYRKIYLRFLHRLVHNFRPPLDIEALCNEGRLKEAMHLLYQMPVESGIYACVLELCASMKSLSDGKEIHAQIILNGLPINAFVATKLVRMYCKCGNVVHARLVFEQTMERSVFLWNTMIRGYANNGFYKEALSSYSEMQVSGISPDNYTVLSVLKACAGMEDLCQGMKVHCRIIRSGHELDLFVGNVLVAMYGKCRSLEYARQVFDKMPLRDNVSWNTMIASYSQNGFCDRALEVFELMEVKGASPDSLTIASILPAFVHGKGKSMKDVREVFDRMSQKDVISWNAIIAGYVQTGEWEEALRLFHQMGSEDVKPDSITITSVLSACARLAALQQGKAIHEYIKKIKLVSHLFLCNALIDMYAKCGSVNDARQVFDSMSQRDVVSWTAMIAGYGMHGHGKDAITLFCQMQHEGTQPDHITFVSVLSACSHGGLVDEGMQYFDVMIRDYCIAPTVEHYACLVDLLGRAGRLCEAQDLIEQMPLEPNESVWGALLSACRVHCNTNLGKLAAEHLFTLAPEKPGYYVLLSNIYAEAGRWDDALVIRKLMDEKGLKKEPGCSVIELKNRVHSFLVGDRCHPQSDEIYAKLDSLDRLMRAAGYVPDTEFVLHEVEDEDKEHLLYYHSEKLAIAFGLINTDPGTPLLITKNLRMCGDCHHAIKFISKIVQREIVVRDANRFHNFKNGSCSCGDYW